A part of Tessaracoccus timonensis genomic DNA contains:
- a CDS encoding BlaI/MecI/CopY family transcriptional regulator, translated as MASRGELEQRIMELLWEADGPRSVADVHQELRRERELAYTTVMTVLDRLAKKHLADRELVNRAWQYRAAHPRHVVAARELKALVDALPEDVRRLAIADFGAQLSDAERRLVAG; from the coding sequence ATGGCATCGCGAGGAGAGCTGGAGCAGCGCATCATGGAGCTGCTATGGGAGGCCGATGGGCCCCGCTCCGTCGCGGACGTGCACCAAGAACTCCGACGGGAGCGCGAGCTTGCCTACACGACGGTGATGACCGTGCTTGACAGGCTCGCCAAGAAGCACCTGGCCGACCGCGAGCTCGTGAATCGCGCCTGGCAGTACCGCGCCGCACACCCCCGACACGTCGTCGCGGCAAGGGAGCTCAAAGCGCTCGTCGATGCCTTGCCTGAGGACGTGCGGCGCCTAGCCATCGCTGACTTCGGGGCCCAGCTGAGCGACGCCGAGCGCCGCCTCGTCGCGGGGTAG